One Lucilia cuprina isolate Lc7/37 chromosome 4, ASM2204524v1, whole genome shotgun sequence DNA segment encodes these proteins:
- the LOC111680983 gene encoding uncharacterized protein LOC111680983, translating to MHQVLSYETAVRANNVSEYREYVTKRTCISLVVTIAFFTLISGYLLGNFVSERKNHIRMLLTKKAISSPPDDKSSQTIDITSTDYMNLQELHAYQKTKSKLLASAESLSKLLQRDESYRSTSLNTEIFNKYISCTQDVPPNTNIETSKFIEQLVDNTSARQRDCMRIIQVIIENSLITT from the exons atgcaTCAGGTACTAAGTTATGAAACAGCAGTACGTGCCAATAATGTATCAGAATATCGGGAGTATGTCACCAAACGGACCTGCATAAGTTTAGTGGTAACAATTGCATTTTTTACATTAATCTCGG GCTATTTATTGGGCAATTTCGTATCAGAACGTAAAAATCACATACGTATGCTGCTGACAAAAAAGGCCATTAGTTCGCCGCCCGATGATAAATCATCACAAACCATTGATATCACAAGTACTGATTACATGAACCTACAGGAATTACACGCCTATCAAAAGACCAAATCCAAACTTTTAGCATCAGCTGAATCACTTAGTAAACTGCTGCAGCGTGATGAAAGCTATCGCTCAACATCATTGAATACGGAAATATTTAACAAGTACATATCGTGTACCCAAGATGTACCACCCAATACGAACATCGAAACCAGTAAATTTATTGAACAACTGGTTGACAATACATCTGCCAGGCAAAGAGATTGTATGCGAATAATACAAGttataattgaaaatagttTGATAACGACTTAA